Genomic segment of Streptomyces alboniger:
CTCGGTGGTCATCATGTCGCGCGGCACGATGAGCACCGCGCGGACACCTCCGTAGGCGGACTGCCGCAGGGAGATCTGCATGTTGTACATCTGCGAGAGGCGCCCGACGACCGCCATGCCGAGGCGCGGGGTCTCACCGAGGTCGTTGAGGTCGATGCCGGCCTGCGCCTGGGCGAGCATGCGCTCGGCGCGGGCGCGGGCCTCCTCGCTGAGGCTGACGCCGCCGTCCTCGATCTCGACGGCGATGCCGGTCTGCACCTCGACGGCGGTGACGTGCACCTTGGTCTGCGGGGGCGAGTACCGGGTGGCGTTGTCGAGGAGTTCGGCGCAGGCGTGGATCAGCGGTTCGACGGAGGTGCCCTTGATCGCGACGTTGGCGATCGAGTGGAGCTCCACGCGCGGGTAGTCGAGGATCCGGGACATCGCGCCGCGCAACACGCTGAACAGCGGGACGGGCTTGGGCCACTGGCGGCCCGGCCGGGCGCCGCCGAGCACGGCGATGGAGTCGGCGAGGCGGCCGATCAGCGCGGTGCCGTGGTCGATGCGCAGCAGGTCGTCGAAGACCTCGGGGTTGCGGCCGTGGAACTCTTCCATCTCGCGCAGTTCGGCGGCCTGTTGGTGGACGATCGACTGGACGCGCCGGGCGATGTTCACGAAGGCGCGCTGCGCGGACTCGCGCATCGACTCCTCGCGGTCCAGGGTGTCGAGGACCGAGCGGAGCAACTCGCGCTGGGCGTGGGGCAGATCGCGGTAGGCCTCGTCGTTGTCGACGACGTTACGGATCACCTCGACGGGCGATTCGCCCTGCCGCAGCCGCCAGAACGCCTCGGGCAGGATCTCCTGGCCGAGCCGGATCGTCTCGTGGTCGTGGGATGCGATGCGCCCTTCGAGGTAGGCGAGCCGCTGTGCGTACTGTGCGCGCTGGCCCCTGATGGTCCGGCCGCGCCGCACGGCTTCCGTGCCGACCACGATGACCATGAGGGTCGCGACGGCGCCGCACCAGCCGACGGCGGCCCTGGCCGGCTCCGTCACCGTGGCGACGGCGGCTCCGGTCGCCGCGGCCATCAGCATGGCGGGCAGCAACAGCACACGCGCGTAAGGGACTTCTCGGCCACCGGGAGGCGATTGAACACTCACCATGTATGCCCTCTGAACACTCGTCTTGGGGAAGGGGGGTGGGGACGGGGGTGCGGGGATGGGGGTGCGGGAAGGGAGGTGCGGGAAGGGTTGCGGAAAGCGAGGAGCGAAAACGAACTATCGAAAGATTTGGGAACAAGCGCGCGAATCTATCGCAACTCGTTTCAACTCGCCGCGCTCCGGGCGAGCTTAGTCCGCCGGAATCATCGCCGAGTCATATTCGGCAACCCCCTGCCGCGACCTCGCCGACAGGAATACACTCGCCCCATTTACACGCGCGGCGATCATTCGAACACGTGGTGTGACGCTCTCGAACACACAAAACCCCGCTCCCCTGAAGGGGAGCGGGGTTCCTTCGCGCTGTCGGGCTAGCCCACCGAGCTGTACGCCACCACACCGCGCAGCAGCTGGTCGACCGCCCTGCGGGCGTTCTTCGCGACCGTGCTGCCGCCCTCGCGGGGAGCCGCCGCCGCGATCTGCCCGAGGACGTCGATGACCTGCTTGCACCAGCGTACGAAGTCACCGGCCGGCATCTCCGCCTCGCGCAGCACCTCGTCCAGGCCCTTGCCGCCCGCCCACATGAACGCCGCCCAGGCGAAGCCCAGCTCCGGCTCGCGCTGGCCGACGCCCTCCGCCTGATTGATCTTGAACTCCTCCTCAAGGCCGTCCAGGCGGCCCCAGATGCGCACCATCTCGCCGAGCGCCGCCTTCGCGGCGCCCGAGGGGAGCTTCGGCGCGAGCGCGTCGTCACTGACCCGCGACTCGTACACCAACGCCGAGACGCACGCGGCCAGTTCGCCCGGGCTCAGCCCCTCCCAGACCCCGGCGCGCAGGCACTCGCTGGCCAGCAGGTCCAGCTCGCCGTAGAGCCGGGCGAGGCGCTTGCCGTGCTCGGTGACCTCGTCGCCCCGCAGATAGTCCAGCTCGGTCAGGAGCGCGACGATGCGGTCGAAGGTGCGGGCGATGGTGTTCGTACGCCCCTCGATGCGGCGCTCCAGCTGCGAGGTGTCCCGCTTGAGGCGGTGGTAGCGCTCGGCCCAGCGCGCGTGGTCCTCGCGCTCGTCGCAGCCGTGGCACGGGTGGGCGCGCAGCTCCGTGCGGAGCCGGGCGATCTCCTGGTCGTCGGCCGCGTCCGCGCGCCCCCTGCGGTGCCGGTCCGGCACGAGGTGCCCGGCCTTGGTGCGCAGCGCCGAGGCCAGGTCGCGGCGGGACTGCGGCGAGCGGGCGTTGAAGGACTTCGGGATGCGCATCCGCTCCAGGGCCTCGACCGGCACCGGGAAGTCCATCGACGCGAGCCGCTTGACCTGCCGCTCGGCGGTGAGCACCAGCGGCCGGGGGCCATCCACGTGGTCGAAACCGCGGTGGCCGTTGGCCCGCCCGGCGGGCAGCCCGGGGTCGAGGACGAGCGCGAGGCCCGCGTACTTCCCCGTGGGTACGTGGATGACGTCCCCCGGCTTGAGCTTCTCCAGGGCGGCAGCGGCGGCGACCCTGCGCTGGGCCGCGCCCTGCTTGGCCAGTTCGTTCTCCCGGTCCTTCAGCCGGCGCCGCAGGCGCGCGTACTCCTCGAAGTCGCCCAGGTGGCAGGTCATGGAGGCCTTGTAGCCCTCCAGGCCCTCCTCGTTCTTCTGTACCTGACGGGAGATTCCGACGACCGACTTGTCTGCCTGGAACTGCGCGAAGGACGTCTCCAGAAGCTCGCGCGAGCGGTGCCGTCCGAACTGCTCGACGAGGTTCACCGCCATGTTGTACGACGGCTTGAAGCTGGAGCGCAGCGGATACGTGCGGGTGCCCGCGAGCCCGGCCAGGTGCTCGGGGCTCATGGCGCGCTGCCAGAGCACCACGGCGTGACCCTCGACGTCGATGCCGCGCCGTCCGGCACGGCCGGTCAGCTGGGTGTACTCACCGGGGGTGATGTCGGCGTGCTGCTCGCCGTTCCACTTGACGAGCTTCTCCAGCACCACGCTGCGCGCGGGCATGTTGATGCCGAGGGCGAGGGTCTCGGTGGCGAAGACGGCCTTGACGAAGCCGCGCAGGAACAGCTCCTCGACGACCTCCTTGAAGGTGGGCAGCATGCCCGCGTGGTGCGCCGCGATACCGCGCTCAAGACCCTCCAGCCATTCGTAGTAGCCAAGGACGTGGAGGTCCTCCTCCGGGATCGAGGCCGTGCGGTCCTCGACGATCTCGCGGACCTTCCTCCGCGCCTCGTCGTCGTTCAGCCTGAGGCCGGCGTACAGACACTGCTGCACGGCCGCCTCGCAGCCCGCGCGGCTGAAGATGAACGTGATCGCGGGGAGCAGTCCCTCGGCGTCGAGCCGCTCGATGACCTCGGGGCGGCCCGGCGTCCAGATCCGCGACCGCTGCCTGCGCTCCCGCTCGCGATCGGCCTCGCGGACCATCTTGCCCTTGCGACGGTCCCGGGGATTGTACGAACGGCTGGCCTCCATGCGG
This window contains:
- a CDS encoding ATP-binding protein, with product MVSVQSPPGGREVPYARVLLLPAMLMAAATGAAVATVTEPARAAVGWCGAVATLMVIVVGTEAVRRGRTIRGQRAQYAQRLAYLEGRIASHDHETIRLGQEILPEAFWRLRQGESPVEVIRNVVDNDEAYRDLPHAQRELLRSVLDTLDREESMRESAQRAFVNIARRVQSIVHQQAAELREMEEFHGRNPEVFDDLLRIDHGTALIGRLADSIAVLGGARPGRQWPKPVPLFSVLRGAMSRILDYPRVELHSIANVAIKGTSVEPLIHACAELLDNATRYSPPQTKVHVTAVEVQTGIAVEIEDGGVSLSEEARARAERMLAQAQAGIDLNDLGETPRLGMAVVGRLSQMYNMQISLRQSAYGGVRAVLIVPRDMMTTEPAPGLAHGIGASAVPRVDNGGRLIEEPARNIRRKKPRVVTAGPPLRSPLTATMEDDVPEVTEWTENGLPQRRSRVKISLSERYAREAEAQRAAEAHAAATAPPPAPPKKEGTEPGLWIEAFMKGVKGDPDDPDPSAARGTQGTTQNNHGRADEEGWQ
- a CDS encoding DEAD/DEAH box helicase, with the translated sequence MTEDLSPAERYAAARKRAVEQATALASFREMYEFGLDPFQIEACQALEAGKGVLVAAPTGSGKTIVGEFAVHLALLQGKKCFYTTPIKALSNQKYADLAKRYGADKVGLLTGDNSVNSDAPVVVMTTEVLRNMLYSGSQSLLNLGYVVMDEVHYLSDRFRGAVWEEVIIHLQESVTLVSLSATVSNAEEFGAWLDTVRGDTEVIVSEHRPVPLFQHVLAGRRMYDLFEEGEGHKKAVNPDLTRMARMEASRSYNPRDRRKGKMVREADRERERRQRSRIWTPGRPEVIERLDAEGLLPAITFIFSRAGCEAAVQQCLYAGLRLNDDEARRKVREIVEDRTASIPEEDLHVLGYYEWLEGLERGIAAHHAGMLPTFKEVVEELFLRGFVKAVFATETLALGINMPARSVVLEKLVKWNGEQHADITPGEYTQLTGRAGRRGIDVEGHAVVLWQRAMSPEHLAGLAGTRTYPLRSSFKPSYNMAVNLVEQFGRHRSRELLETSFAQFQADKSVVGISRQVQKNEEGLEGYKASMTCHLGDFEEYARLRRRLKDRENELAKQGAAQRRVAAAAALEKLKPGDVIHVPTGKYAGLALVLDPGLPAGRANGHRGFDHVDGPRPLVLTAERQVKRLASMDFPVPVEALERMRIPKSFNARSPQSRRDLASALRTKAGHLVPDRHRRGRADAADDQEIARLRTELRAHPCHGCDEREDHARWAERYHRLKRDTSQLERRIEGRTNTIARTFDRIVALLTELDYLRGDEVTEHGKRLARLYGELDLLASECLRAGVWEGLSPGELAACVSALVYESRVSDDALAPKLPSGAAKAALGEMVRIWGRLDGLEEEFKINQAEGVGQREPELGFAWAAFMWAGGKGLDEVLREAEMPAGDFVRWCKQVIDVLGQIAAAAPREGGSTVAKNARRAVDQLLRGVVAYSSVG